The DNA region AACTCGAATTCTATTCCCCGTTTTTCTAAAATCGTGAGCCTTGGGGAGATTCTTACCTCTTCCACAGCCCCACTTCGGTTATAATTAGGCTCTAGCGGCTGGAATATCCCGGGGCGGATAGTCGCCATTTGAGGATACGTCTTAGAATATATTATCGAGACTATCGAGCCGCCGAAGGCAGGTTTAAATTGCGCCAATTTGCCGTTCTCCACCTTTAGATCTATACAATCTGCAGTTAAGCCAAGGCCCAGTCTCGCGGCCACTCTAGCTAAGACGTCTTTTCCATAAGAAGTGGAGGGCGCTACAACTGCCCAAGGCCTTCTATTTAGCACAAGACGGCTCAAGGACTCTGCGTGAGCTATATAGTCTCTTGGATCGGCGCCTCTCAGGAGTATCACTTTATCCGCCCCCCGGGCTATAAGCTCCTCCGCCTTCTCCTCCCCTCCGTAAATCGCCGTCACAGAGCCTCCTAGCATTTCGGCGAGTTCCACCGCTTTACCTAAGAGCTCGTAGGAAACCCTCTTTATGCCGCTGAGCCCCTCCTCGGCCAAGACGTAGATCTCAGGCCCGCCTTTTGACGGCGATGGAGGGGCCTGGCGTAGGGATTCGCCAGAGCCCTCCGCCAACGCCTTTTTTATATACTCAAGGATGGCCTCAACGCCGAGCTCGGGCCTTTCCCTGGCGTCTATTAAAACTCTATTCTCCCTCTCTAAAGGCTCCTCTCTCAAATCAGCTACATAGGTGGGGGAGCCCTCAGATCCAAAGAGGCTTGTGTTGTCTGTTAATTCAGAGGCGCTAATGACTATATACTCGCCCCTCGCCCTCCCGGGGGGCCTCGGGCTATTCGTCCTGTCGGTTACGGTGAAAACCGCGGGGAGGTCAACGCGTATTTTCTCAACCCCGTCCTCCGCCTCTCTGTCTACCACAGCCGTTAAACCCTCCATCTCAATTGACGCGACTCCAGATACGTGCGCCAAGCCCAGCATTTCGGCCACTTGAGGACCCACATGGCCTGTCTCGCCATCCCATGAGTACTTGCCGGCGAAAATAGCGCCCAGCTCCTTGCCGGCGAATTTCCGTACGGCTAACGCCAAAGCTCTTGAAGTGGCCAACGTGTCAGATCCGGCGAAAGCCCTATCGGATAGGTGTATAACGGCGTCTACGCCCATGGCCAACACCTCATCGGCGCTTTGTTTAAAATGCGGCGGGCCCATGGTGATGGCAATGGCCTTTCCCCCGAGTTTATCTCTCAACGCCAAGGCGGCCTCAACCGCGTGGTAATCAAATGGGTTTAAGATGTTGGGAACGCCCTCGCGTATAAGGCGCTTAGTGGATTGGTCGATCTTGACGTGGCCTATGTCAGGAATTTGTTTAAAAAGGGCGATAAAAATCATTAGATTTTAGTGCGTTCTAGCCACTCTTTAAAAACACGGTAACGCGCCTCGACCCTTTCGCGCATATACGCAATTGGATCGAACGGGACATCTCTGGAAATTTTCACCACGAATTTTCTCTTCATAAGCCCCTCGACGTATTCCTTCCCGAAAATCTCCTCCAAGGCCCTCCTCCCCTCGGCTGTGGCGAAGGCGGGGGTCCATTGGGTATTGAGATCGACCTCTACATCCACTTGGCAGTCCGGTAGGGCCCTTTTTATCGCATATTTAACTTGCACCGCCATCATTTCAGCCACGGGGCACATTTGACCTGATGTGAAAAGCATTTTGACTTTAACCCTGCCGTTTTCTATTTTAATATCGCGTATAAGCCCTAGATCATATATATTTATTGGTATCTCTGGATCATACACCTCCCTAAGGGCCTTTACCACCGCGTCGAGGCTCATAGCCCTATCGCCGAATCTAGCTCGCGGAATTTCGCCTTTACGCTATCTACTACCTCGTCCACTGGTATTTTCACTGGCATAGACTCAAAAACAGGCCTTAGCCCCCGCACGGAGGCCTCCGCGGCATTTCTCCAACGCCCTAATTGAGATCTCACTATGTCTTTTGTTGAAGGCGCCCTCTCAAAGGCGTATTTAAAGAGGGCGACCAGCTGATCTTGATGCCTCTGGGAGTCCTTTAAGAAGGATAGATGTATCTGGTAGAGGTATTTATCGCCGTTGAGATCTGCGAGTCTGCCGTAATATTCTAAAAGGGCAATGTCGGCAGCCGGCTTTATAGCTAGGGCGAATGAGACCAACGCCTCTGTGTAGTCGTATGCCACTAACATCTGTTCCACGGCTTGCCTAAGGGGCTGATAGGCGGGATCCTCCTCCCATTTCTGCCTCCCATAGGCGCCGAAGCCGTATCCAGGGTAGACGATGTCTAACATCTTTATCCTCTGCGCCACTCTCTGCGCCCTCCTGAGGTAGTCCATGGCCATGAAGGTGAATATGTTAATCACAGTGCTGGTGGGGGCCATCTGGCCCAGATATGCGCAGTGCATCTGAAGGGCGTGCCAAATAAACCTCAGCGGGTCGTAGTAATCCCTGTAGAATTTAAGCATGTCCTCTGACAGCATCGTGTCGTGTTTAGTCTTAACTATCTGTTCCAACAGCCCGTCCACAACGGTCTCCTCTTCGTCCATCATAGCATTATACTTCCAATACACAATTTCGTGCGGATCGCTGTAGTCATGCCACCCTCCCGCCTCGACGACCGCCTTGACTAACGGCGATTTATCTCTGAAGTATATATACCACTTCTGGATGTGGTGAGTGGGGCTTAGCTCAAAGGGCGCTCCGAGGTAGCGGTATGTGGGCGAGTTTGGATCGGGAGACCAGTAAGACAGCGCGTAGGAGACGACTTGATACTCAGACGGCCTCCTCCTCCCGATTTTCCTCTCCAACATCGGCCAGGTAATCCAAGTTCTCTTATAGCCGGCGTATTCCCTATCTCTAAAGAACTTCTCGGTCATCGACGCCTTGGCGAATATCCTTTTATACACCTCGTCCCAGCTCATAGCTCTAAATACCACTCAATCCTCTCGCCTGTGACTCTTATTTTGCCCGCGAAGGCCGACATAATCACCTCCACCTCGCCCGGAAATCTCACGGGCCTCCCGGCCAGTTCCACAAGAGTAGAGCTGTTAAGCACAAGCCTCCTATTGCCTACTACTCTGACGTACAGCCCTCTGTCCAGTATCCCTACGAACGTGTCCGGGTTATCCCTCGCTATGGCCTCCACGGCGTATATCGCCAGCTCCGTCTTCATAAACACCGGGCCTACCACGTCTTTCGGTATTTTACTGTCGTCAATAAGATATTTCTCCAGCTCGGGCGCCCACTCAGCTAGTGCGATGCTCATAGGCACTCGTACATCTTGAAGTACTTCTCTTTAAACTCCACCACGGGCATTTGGGGGACTTTCACGTACAGAACTCCGTCTCTGACCTCGCTTTCTAATCTGAACAGCTTGGCTCCCTTGGGGTTTATACTGGCGCCAGTCTTCGGGTCGAATTCCCACTGGTGCACATTACACACGATCTTAGACCCGTCGAAATCCGACGGGGCGAGCTCGCCGAATGCGTGCGGGCATCTGCCGTAATACACGTGGATCTCCCCGTCTATCGGGACGACGTAAACCTCGTAGCCGCCGACCTTAAATACGCTCGCCTCGCCCTCGATAAGATCGTCTATATTACACACGGCGACCCACTGGCCTTTATAGGTAACGGTCACGGTCATATCTTCCCCACCCTCTCTAGTCTTCTTATTATACTAAGTCTTTCAAACTCCTCTCTGTATATATTCATGGGCGAGCGGGGCGCCTTTGTTCTCATAAGCTCCTCAGTCTCCCTTACCAGTCTAAACGTCTCGTCGTCTTTTTTCCTCCACCACTCCTCTTTCGGCGGCCACCACACCAGCAGAAGGGGCTCGCCTGGCTTGACCACTTCGCCGAATTTGGCGTTGGGGTCGAGGATCTCGCCGCTGTAATATTTCACAATTCTCACCTCCTTGTTTTTAGGCCACACGGTGGCGTTGACAATAAGCGACATGAGGAAATCGGCGGCTTGCTTCACTGTAAATTCCGCGGGGACGAAGAATACTTGCCAGACGAAATCCTCTTCGTGTAGAAAGATAGTGGGTATGGCGCTCATGCCTCCATCCACTTGGCAATTCTTTTCTGATACTCAGGATCTTTTTCTTTATACAACAGAGCCCAGGCGCCGTTCGTGGGATCCAACCCGGCCTCCCCAGCCTCAGTAAAGCCCATATTCCAGATTATCTCGTCCCAAAGCCTTTCTATATTTGTAAGAGCCTCAGGGCTTAATTTAATCTTCATGGCGGCCATCCTATCTACATAGGTCATATGGCCCTTGTATCTCTCTACCTCTTGTTCAAATATCCACATACAAACCGGCGAGCAGAAGTTATATATTCTGCCATTTATCTCCTTTTGATATATAACCACATGTCTCCCCGGCTTAATGCTTATCAACGGCACTTGGCACATATTACATAACAAAGGAGCTGTCTTGGGCAACGGCGGCCTCCCCTCGATGTAGTTTTTGGCGTAGAGATCCCAATACCGTCCAAAATTCTCCTCCCAGCCTGGGTATTTCTCCTCCAGCCATTTCCTCTCCTCGGGGGTGGGCCCTCTGTTGTGTATATTGAGGGTTCTCCGCCAGAGGTATATCCCCAGCTCGAAGGAGTGATGCCACCACTTTGTCTCCTCCTCCCAGTACTTCCAATACCAAGGTAGCTCAATTCCGTAATCCTCAAGCTGTCTCTTAAACTGCGCCCCTACCCACTCAGTTATGAACTCTCTAAACGACATAATCCTACTGTCTAGCGGCGTAAGGTAGTCCATTGAGGGGCCTGTTAACGCCGCGATAGTCCTCCAGTTAAGCCAGAAGGATTTAGCAATATAATATTCAACCGCCTCTTTTAACTGCCTTCCACGTTTCCCTAACTTATTAGCGAATTCAATAGTTCTCTTCAGCCGCGTTGAAATAAGCTCTGCGCGTCTAGCCAATTCGCTTTTGACCTCCTCTGGGTTGCTCCCCAGGGGTTTTGGTTTATCCATTAAAGAAAATATGAAAGAAGCCTATTTAAATCTTATCAAAAATTATTTATTCTTTACTAAATTTTAAGAAAAAAATCTCAATGATTTTTTTCTTAAAATTTAGTAATTACAAATCTGCCGGCGTTTTTGAAACGGGACATCTCGGCGTATGCGTCGTTCACCTCATCGAGAGATATCCTCCGGTAGATCACAGGCTCAAGGTTCACCCTTCCCTCCGATATAAGCTTAAATATCCCGTCGTATTTCTGCGACGGTAGCATCAACACTCCTTGTATGGTCAACTCTCTGGCGACTACTATATCGGAGGCCAGCGGCCAGATCTCCTTGCCCTTCATCATGAGCCCCGCCAACAGTATCCTGCCCTGCGGCCGCACTGCCGGCAACACCGCGGATAGGACGTCGGGATTGCCCGTGGAATCGAACACAGCATCGACCATGCCAAAAGACTTCACGATCTCCTCGTTAACGAGCTTGGCGAGCTCCTGGGGATGTCCAGAGTAGTGATATGCCGCAGTTGCTCCCATTTTCTTCGCCTTTTCTACTGAGGCGGGGTTTACATCGACCACGACGGTTTTCGCCCCGGCGGCAGAGGCTATTAACAAAGCGCTGAGGCCCATGCCCCCCGCTCCCGTTATTAATAGCGTTTCGCCAGGCCTAATGCCGTTCTTAACCACTAGGGCGTTCCACGCAGTGCCGAAACCGCACCCGGTTATAGCCGCGTATTCAGGCGGGACGCCTTCTGGGACTTTAACGAGGTCTACTACCGAGCTGGCCG from Pyrobaculum arsenaticum DSM 13514 includes:
- a CDS encoding FAD-binding protein, producing the protein MIFIALFKQIPDIGHVKIDQSTKRLIREGVPNILNPFDYHAVEAALALRDKLGGKAIAITMGPPHFKQSADEVLAMGVDAVIHLSDRAFAGSDTLATSRALALAVRKFAGKELGAIFAGKYSWDGETGHVGPQVAEMLGLAHVSGVASIEMEGLTAVVDREAEDGVEKIRVDLPAVFTVTDRTNSPRPPGRARGEYIVISASELTDNTSLFGSEGSPTYVADLREEPLERENRVLIDARERPELGVEAILEYIKKALAEGSGESLRQAPPSPSKGGPEIYVLAEEGLSGIKRVSYELLGKAVELAEMLGGSVTAIYGGEEKAEELIARGADKVILLRGADPRDYIAHAESLSRLVLNRRPWAVVAPSTSYGKDVLARVAARLGLGLTADCIDLKVENGKLAQFKPAFGGSIVSIIYSKTYPQMATIRPGIFQPLEPNYNRSGAVEEVRISPRLTILEKRGIEFELPDPQHARIVVGVGMGFKKKENVQMAIDLAKALGGAVAATRNVVLRGWLPYYVQVGVSGKAVAPHLYIALGIRGDINHLVGIRKARHIIAVNINKNADIFKIANLGVIGDIFKIVPLLIERIKKM
- a CDS encoding metal-sulfur cluster assembly factor, which produces MSLDAVVKALREVYDPEIPINIYDLGLIRDIKIENGRVKVKMLFTSGQMCPVAEMMAVQVKYAIKRALPDCQVDVEVDLNTQWTPAFATAEGRRALEEIFGKEYVEGLMKRKFVVKISRDVPFDPIAYMRERVEARYRVFKEWLERTKI
- a CDS encoding aromatic/alkene monooxygenase hydroxylase subunit beta, producing the protein MSWDEVYKRIFAKASMTEKFFRDREYAGYKRTWITWPMLERKIGRRRPSEYQVVSYALSYWSPDPNSPTYRYLGAPFELSPTHHIQKWYIYFRDKSPLVKAVVEAGGWHDYSDPHEIVYWKYNAMMDEEETVVDGLLEQIVKTKHDTMLSEDMLKFYRDYYDPLRFIWHALQMHCAYLGQMAPTSTVINIFTFMAMDYLRRAQRVAQRIKMLDIVYPGYGFGAYGRQKWEEDPAYQPLRQAVEQMLVAYDYTEALVSFALAIKPAADIALLEYYGRLADLNGDKYLYQIHLSFLKDSQRHQDQLVALFKYAFERAPSTKDIVRSQLGRWRNAAEASVRGLRPVFESMPVKIPVDEVVDSVKAKFRELDSAIGL
- a CDS encoding MmoB/DmpM family protein → MSIALAEWAPELEKYLIDDSKIPKDVVGPVFMKTELAIYAVEAIARDNPDTFVGILDRGLYVRVVGNRRLVLNSSTLVELAGRPVRFPGEVEVIMSAFAGKIRVTGERIEWYLEL
- a CDS encoding Rieske (2Fe-2S) protein, producing the protein MTVTVTYKGQWVAVCNIDDLIEGEASVFKVGGYEVYVVPIDGEIHVYYGRCPHAFGELAPSDFDGSKIVCNVHQWEFDPKTGASINPKGAKLFRLESEVRDGVLYVKVPQMPVVEFKEKYFKMYECL
- a CDS encoding YHS domain-containing protein, which encodes MDKPKPLGSNPEEVKSELARRAELISTRLKRTIEFANKLGKRGRQLKEAVEYYIAKSFWLNWRTIAALTGPSMDYLTPLDSRIMSFREFITEWVGAQFKRQLEDYGIELPWYWKYWEEETKWWHHSFELGIYLWRRTLNIHNRGPTPEERKWLEEKYPGWEENFGRYWDLYAKNYIEGRPPLPKTAPLLCNMCQVPLISIKPGRHVVIYQKEINGRIYNFCSPVCMWIFEQEVERYKGHMTYVDRMAAMKIKLSPEALTNIERLWDEIIWNMGFTEAGEAGLDPTNGAWALLYKEKDPEYQKRIAKWMEA
- a CDS encoding zinc-dependent alcohol dehydrogenase family protein; translated protein: MRAALLTEFNKPLEIKDVEVPKVGKGEVLLQVLACGICRSDWHLWRGDPSLVAYMQWSGGKLPIIPGHEVAGRVVEVGEGVSNVEVGDVVVAPASSTGDNRTCRYCKEGASNICEHLWIPGFGTHGCYAEYMKVPASSVVDLVKVPEGVPPEYAAITGCGFGTAWNALVVKNGIRPGETLLITGAGGMGLSALLIASAAGAKTVVVDVNPASVEKAKKMGATAAYHYSGHPQELAKLVNEEIVKSFGMVDAVFDSTGNPDVLSAVLPAVRPQGRILLAGLMMKGKEIWPLASDIVVARELTIQGVLMLPSQKYDGIFKLISEGRVNLEPVIYRRISLDEVNDAYAEMSRFKNAGRFVITKF